A window of Pedococcus aerophilus contains these coding sequences:
- a CDS encoding MCE family protein: MARPTTGPLAGFIPKAVAALTVVALAAGAYAFWPRHETIRVTGEFSRAVGLFPGSDVRILGVQVGEVSEVNPKGDKVEVVFEYDAKYKVPAQAQAAVVAPSLVSDRYVQLFPAYTGGPVMKDDAKIGLDRTAVPVELDRISSSLDDLLVALGPTGANKDGALADALDTGAKNLDGQGQKLHDTNRDLSLALQTLSGGRNDLFGTVKNLQTFTSMLATNDAQVRRLNADLASVSTQLDAERDDLAAALKNLAVALSEVSSFVRDNRTSLTTNIGQLASVTGTVAKQRDALAETLTNAPVAISNLQNAYNPKSGTLDTRANVNENLKLQTLLCNLITASGQPPSLCTTVDGLLKPITDLLDTLEGAGVDLPTDLLSAIPRSQGGTGPEASTTKTATSTTPSTQSTPGVRLRGADPTLGGLLEGNR, translated from the coding sequence ATGGCACGCCCGACCACCGGCCCCCTCGCGGGCTTCATACCGAAGGCCGTGGCCGCGCTCACGGTCGTGGCCCTCGCTGCCGGCGCCTACGCCTTCTGGCCCCGGCACGAGACGATCCGGGTGACCGGCGAGTTCTCCCGGGCCGTCGGCCTCTTCCCCGGCTCCGACGTCCGCATCCTCGGCGTGCAGGTGGGGGAGGTCAGCGAGGTGAACCCGAAGGGCGACAAGGTCGAGGTCGTCTTCGAGTACGACGCGAAGTACAAGGTGCCGGCGCAGGCCCAGGCCGCAGTCGTGGCACCGTCCCTCGTCAGCGACCGCTACGTGCAGCTGTTCCCCGCCTACACCGGGGGACCGGTGATGAAGGACGACGCCAAGATCGGCCTGGACCGCACCGCCGTACCGGTCGAGCTCGACCGGATCTCCTCGAGCCTGGACGACCTGCTCGTGGCGCTCGGCCCCACCGGCGCCAACAAGGACGGTGCCCTCGCGGACGCCCTCGACACCGGCGCGAAGAACCTCGACGGCCAGGGCCAGAAGCTGCACGACACCAACCGCGACCTCAGCCTGGCGCTCCAGACCCTGTCGGGCGGACGGAACGACCTGTTCGGCACGGTGAAGAACCTGCAGACCTTCACCTCGATGCTGGCCACCAACGACGCCCAGGTCCGGCGCCTCAACGCCGACCTCGCCAGCGTGTCGACCCAGCTCGACGCCGAGCGCGACGACCTCGCGGCCGCGCTGAAGAACCTCGCCGTCGCCCTGAGCGAGGTCAGCTCGTTCGTCCGCGACAACCGGACCTCGCTCACGACGAACATCGGCCAGCTCGCGTCCGTCACCGGCACGGTGGCCAAGCAGCGCGACGCCCTGGCCGAGACGCTGACCAACGCTCCGGTCGCGATCAGCAACCTCCAGAACGCCTACAACCCCAAGAGCGGCACCCTCGACACCCGCGCCAACGTCAACGAGAACCTCAAGCTCCAGACGCTGCTGTGCAACCTCATCACCGCGAGCGGCCAGCCCCCGAGCCTGTGCACGACCGTCGACGGGCTCCTCAAGCCGATCACCGACCTCCTCGACACCCTCGAGGGGGCGGGGGTGGACCTCCCCACCGACCTGCTGAGCGCCATACCGAGGTCGCAGGGCGGCACCGGTCCCGAGGCATCGACCACGAAGACCGCGACCTCGACCACCCCGTCGACCCAGAGCACCCCGGGCGTCCGGCTGCGAGGGGCCGACCCCACCCTCGGTGGGCTCCTGGAAGGGAACCGGTGA
- a CDS encoding MlaD family protein, with amino-acid sequence MAIPFRERNPVPIGAAGLLVIAVLLLLAFNIQSIPLIGGGDSYRAAFSEAGGLVEGDDVRIAGVKVGKVQGVDLAGDHVVVDFKVTEPAAFGTQTAASVRMKTLLGQKYLALEPAGPGQLKEDTEIPLDRTVSSYDIVNAFSDLATTTERIDTGALATSLTTLATEFKDSPEEVRAALDGLSRLSRTIASRDAELKKLLASANSVSGTVAQRNKAIESIIKNADLLLVELEARREDIHTLFVNTSAMAQQITGLVRDNRAQLKPALDQLTKVLAVLQKHEKDLGDTIAAMAPFTRLFANVLGNGRWFDTYIENLTTPVELGGQ; translated from the coding sequence ATGGCCATCCCGTTCCGCGAGCGCAACCCCGTCCCGATCGGGGCGGCCGGGCTGCTCGTCATCGCCGTCCTGCTGCTGCTGGCCTTCAACATCCAGAGCATCCCGCTGATCGGCGGCGGCGACTCCTACCGGGCAGCGTTCAGCGAGGCCGGAGGACTGGTCGAGGGCGACGACGTCCGCATCGCCGGCGTGAAGGTCGGAAAGGTCCAGGGCGTAGACCTCGCGGGCGATCACGTCGTCGTCGACTTCAAGGTCACCGAGCCCGCCGCCTTCGGCACCCAGACCGCCGCATCCGTGCGCATGAAGACCCTGCTCGGTCAGAAGTACCTCGCGCTCGAGCCCGCCGGGCCCGGCCAGCTCAAGGAGGACACCGAGATCCCGCTCGACCGCACCGTGTCGTCCTACGACATCGTCAACGCCTTCAGCGACCTCGCGACGACCACCGAGCGCATCGACACGGGGGCGTTGGCGACCTCGCTGACGACCCTCGCCACAGAGTTCAAGGACAGTCCCGAGGAGGTCAGGGCGGCCCTCGACGGACTCAGTCGGCTGTCCCGGACGATCGCCTCACGCGACGCCGAGCTGAAGAAGCTCCTCGCCTCGGCCAACAGCGTCTCCGGCACGGTGGCCCAGCGGAACAAGGCGATCGAGTCGATCATCAAGAACGCCGACCTGCTGCTGGTCGAGCTCGAGGCGCGGCGCGAGGACATCCACACGCTGTTCGTCAACACCTCGGCGATGGCCCAGCAGATCACCGGACTGGTGCGCGACAACCGGGCCCAGCTCAAGCCGGCCCTGGACCAGCTGACCAAGGTCCTCGCGGTGCTGCAGAAGCACGAGAAGGACCTGGGCGACACGATCGCGGCGATGGCGCCGTTCACGCGGCTGTTCGCCAACGTGCTCGGCAACGGCCGCTGGTTCGACACCTACATCGAGAACCTCACCACCCCCGTCGAACTCGGAGGCCAGTGA
- a CDS encoding MlaD family protein, whose protein sequence is MNTRSSLVKFIVFVVATLLATGTLAATIANIQFGDKATYTAVFEDVTGLAAGQEVRIAGVRVGEVKAIAVAKDRVHADVEFKVLKTSVLTEGTKATIKYRNLVGERYIALTQEVGGARPLKDGATIGLKRTQSALDLTVLFNGFKPLFAALSPKDVNELSGNIISVLQGEGGNINSLLAKTASLTSTLADRDEVIGRTISNLNTVLGTVDERDAALKELIDQLQRFVSGLAADRKTIGASLTNINSLTAQTADLLKVTRAPLKSDIANLRSLATNLNEPANTATFEKFLTTSPGKINTITRTATYGSWFNFYLCDFSGTIKLPVGPAVKLDKPEQLSAARCS, encoded by the coding sequence ATGAACACTCGTTCGAGCCTCGTGAAGTTCATCGTCTTCGTCGTCGCCACCCTGCTGGCCACGGGCACCCTCGCCGCGACGATCGCCAACATCCAGTTCGGCGACAAGGCGACGTACACCGCCGTCTTCGAGGACGTCACCGGCCTGGCCGCCGGCCAGGAGGTCCGCATCGCGGGCGTCCGCGTCGGTGAGGTCAAGGCCATCGCCGTCGCCAAGGACCGCGTCCACGCCGATGTCGAGTTCAAGGTCCTCAAGACCAGCGTCCTCACCGAGGGCACCAAGGCGACCATCAAGTACCGCAACCTCGTGGGGGAGCGCTACATCGCCCTCACCCAGGAGGTCGGCGGGGCCCGCCCGCTCAAGGACGGCGCCACCATCGGGTTGAAGCGCACCCAGTCCGCCCTCGACCTCACGGTGCTCTTCAACGGGTTCAAGCCGTTGTTCGCCGCGTTGTCCCCGAAGGACGTCAACGAGCTCTCGGGCAACATCATCAGCGTCCTGCAGGGGGAGGGCGGCAACATCAACTCGCTGCTCGCGAAGACCGCCTCGCTCACCTCGACGCTGGCCGACCGCGACGAGGTCATCGGCCGCACGATCAGCAACCTCAACACCGTCCTCGGCACCGTCGACGAGCGCGACGCGGCACTCAAGGAGCTCATCGACCAGCTCCAGCGGTTCGTGTCAGGGCTGGCCGCCGACCGCAAGACCATCGGCGCCTCGCTCACCAACATCAACTCGCTGACCGCGCAGACCGCTGACCTCCTCAAGGTCACCCGGGCGCCCCTGAAGTCCGACATCGCCAACCTGCGGTCCCTCGCGACGAACCTCAACGAGCCGGCCAACACCGCCACCTTCGAGAAGTTCCTGACGACCTCGCCCGGGAAGATCAACACCATCACCCGGACGGCGACCTACGGCTCGTGGTTCAACTTCTACCTCTGCGACTTCAGCGGGACGATCAAGCTGCCCGTCGGCCCCGCGGTGAAGCTCGACAAGCCCGAACAGCTCTCGGCTGCGAGGTGCTCCTGA
- a CDS encoding MCE family protein: protein MSDTTTVGPAKGALSRLGNKAYGVAFIAVVALLVGLSIASFQKRFTPVVTVTLLTDRIGSQLQAASDVKLRGLIVGEVRSIRTTGKGASLELALKPEMATLIPANVTARLLPKTLFGERYVDLVSPDAGGPGGTIAEGDVITQDRSSVAIELEKVFADLLPLLRAVRPEKLSATLNALASALEGRGTRLGQNLVLVDSYFKELNPKVPVIQADISGLADLASTYAVAAPDLVRAASTLATTNTTIVQKKEVLAGFLAGTAGFANEASGFLEANGERIIRVGQVQRPTVELFAKYSPEYPCMATALTNWVPRIDEAFRDDTFHITVEVAPQRPGYQPGEEPRWGETRGPNCFGLPGTFGNQAKPRKGIHFDDGTRAGGTSAGSALPTAFSGASGSTIVGADSGLAGTEEEQHVVAALLSGTGSAEPSAITTLLAGPMLRGTVVSQR from the coding sequence ATGTCCGACACCACCACCGTGGGCCCCGCCAAGGGCGCCCTGTCCCGCCTGGGCAACAAGGCGTATGGCGTGGCGTTCATCGCCGTCGTCGCCCTCCTCGTGGGCCTGAGCATCGCCTCCTTCCAGAAGCGGTTCACGCCCGTCGTGACCGTCACCCTCCTCACCGACCGCATCGGCTCGCAGCTGCAGGCGGCCTCGGACGTGAAGCTGCGCGGCCTCATCGTCGGCGAGGTGCGCTCGATCCGCACGACGGGCAAGGGGGCCAGCCTCGAGCTGGCGCTCAAGCCGGAGATGGCCACGCTCATCCCGGCGAACGTCACGGCCCGGCTCCTGCCGAAGACCCTCTTCGGTGAGCGGTACGTCGACCTCGTGTCACCGGACGCGGGTGGACCGGGGGGCACCATCGCCGAGGGCGACGTCATCACCCAGGACCGGTCGAGCGTGGCGATCGAGCTGGAGAAGGTGTTCGCGGACCTGTTGCCGTTGTTGCGGGCGGTGCGGCCGGAGAAGCTGTCGGCGACGTTGAACGCGTTGGCGTCGGCGTTGGAGGGTCGTGGGACGCGGTTGGGTCAGAACCTGGTGCTGGTGGACTCCTACTTCAAGGAGCTGAACCCGAAGGTGCCGGTGATCCAGGCGGACATCTCGGGGTTGGCTGACCTGGCGAGCACGTATGCGGTGGCGGCGCCGGATCTGGTGCGGGCGGCGTCGACGTTGGCGACGACGAACACGACGATCGTGCAGAAGAAGGAGGTGTTGGCGGGGTTCCTGGCGGGGACGGCGGGGTTCGCGAACGAGGCGTCGGGGTTCCTGGAGGCGAACGGGGAGCGGATCATCCGGGTGGGTCAGGTGCAGCGGCCGACGGTGGAGCTGTTCGCGAAGTACTCGCCCGAGTACCCCTGCATGGCCACCGCCCTGACCAACTGGGTGCCGCGCATCGACGAGGCGTTCCGTGACGACACCTTCCACATCACCGTCGAGGTCGCCCCCCAGCGCCCCGGCTACCAGCCCGGTGAGGAGCCCCGCTGGGGCGAGACCCGCGGCCCGAACTGCTTCGGCCTGCCGGGCACCTTCGGCAACCAGGCCAAGCCCCGCAAGGGAATCCACTTCGACGACGGCACCAGGGCCGGTGGCACGAGCGCAGGCAGCGCACTGCCGACGGCCTTCTCGGGCGCATCGGGGTCAACCATCGTCGGGGCCGACTCGGGTCTCGCCGGCACCGAGGAGGAGCAGCACGTGGTCGCGGCCCTGCTGTCCGGGACCGGCTCGGCCGAGCCGTCCGCCATCACGACCCTCCTGGCAGGGCCGATGCTCCGCGGAACGGTGGTGTCCCAGCGATGA
- a CDS encoding MlaE family ABC transporter permease, protein MSKVQELAGRPGQALDSLGEQMRFYVRSLAWSPRTIRRYKKEVLRLLAEVSLGSGALSVIGGTVGVIAFLAFFTGSQVGLQGYSSLNQLGTGAFTGFVSAYLNTREIAPLVAGLALAATVGCGFTAQLGAMRISEEVDALEVMGVPSLPFLVTTRMIAGFVAVVPLYVLGLLSSYGATRFIVTEYFGQSKGTYDHYFHLFLPPIDVLFSFLKVMVFAVVIILIHCYYGYNASGGPAGVGVAVGKAVRTSIVAINIVDFFFSLAVWGATTTVRIAG, encoded by the coding sequence ATGAGCAAGGTGCAGGAGCTCGCCGGCCGACCCGGCCAGGCGCTCGACAGCCTCGGTGAGCAGATGCGGTTCTACGTCCGCTCGCTGGCGTGGAGCCCGCGCACGATCCGGCGGTACAAGAAGGAGGTCCTGCGCCTCCTCGCCGAGGTCTCGCTCGGCTCGGGCGCCCTGTCGGTCATCGGCGGCACGGTCGGCGTCATCGCGTTCCTCGCGTTCTTCACCGGCAGCCAGGTCGGCCTGCAGGGCTACTCCTCGCTCAACCAGCTCGGCACCGGCGCCTTCACCGGGTTCGTCTCCGCCTACCTCAACACCCGTGAGATCGCCCCGCTCGTCGCAGGCCTGGCGCTCGCGGCCACCGTCGGCTGCGGGTTCACCGCGCAGCTCGGCGCCATGCGCATCTCCGAGGAGGTCGACGCCCTCGAGGTGATGGGCGTCCCGTCCCTGCCGTTCCTCGTCACCACCCGCATGATCGCCGGCTTCGTCGCGGTCGTGCCCCTCTACGTGCTCGGCCTGCTGTCGTCGTACGGCGCGACCCGGTTCATCGTCACCGAGTACTTCGGGCAGTCCAAGGGCACCTACGACCACTACTTCCACCTCTTCCTGCCGCCGATCGACGTGCTGTTCTCCTTCCTCAAGGTGATGGTCTTCGCGGTCGTCATCATCCTGATCCACTGCTACTACGGCTACAACGCCTCCGGCGGTCCGGCCGGCGTCGGCGTGGCCGTGGGCAAGGCCGTCCGCACCTCGATCGTGGCCATCAACATCGTGGACTTCTTCTTCTCGCTCGCGGTGTGGGGCGCCACGACGACCGTCCGGATCGCGGGTTAG
- a CDS encoding ABC transporter permease → MANPVTGALRQSGSLFALVLDVVRALPKRPFQTKEFIQQCWFIASVTIVPTALVSIPFGAVIALQLGTLTRQLGAQSFTGAASVLAVIREASPIVTALLIAGAGGSAICADLGSRKIREEIDAMEVLGISPIQRLVVPRVLAAMLVALLLNGLVSVVGVAGGYFFNVIIQGGTPGAYIASFTALAQLADLWTSEIKAVIFGFIAAVVASYKGLTAGGGPKGVGDAVNQSVVITFMFLFVVNFVASAIYFQVVPQKI, encoded by the coding sequence ATGGCCAACCCCGTGACCGGGGCACTGCGGCAGAGCGGTTCGCTCTTCGCCCTGGTGCTCGACGTCGTGCGGGCGCTGCCCAAGCGGCCGTTCCAGACCAAGGAGTTCATCCAGCAGTGCTGGTTCATCGCCTCGGTGACGATCGTCCCGACGGCCCTGGTCTCGATCCCGTTCGGGGCGGTCATCGCCCTCCAGCTCGGCACCCTGACCAGGCAGCTCGGCGCCCAGTCGTTCACCGGCGCAGCCTCGGTGCTGGCCGTCATCCGTGAGGCCTCACCGATCGTCACCGCCCTGCTCATCGCGGGTGCGGGTGGCTCGGCCATCTGCGCCGACCTCGGGTCACGCAAGATCCGCGAGGAGATCGACGCCATGGAGGTGCTGGGCATCAGCCCCATCCAGCGCCTCGTCGTGCCGCGCGTCCTCGCCGCCATGCTCGTCGCCCTGCTGCTCAACGGCCTCGTGTCGGTCGTCGGGGTCGCGGGTGGCTACTTCTTCAACGTCATCATCCAGGGCGGCACACCGGGCGCGTACATCGCGTCGTTCACCGCCCTGGCCCAGCTCGCCGACCTGTGGACCAGCGAGATCAAGGCCGTGATCTTCGGGTTCATCGCCGCGGTCGTCGCGTCGTACAAGGGCCTCACCGCCGGAGGGGGACCGAAGGGGGTGGGCGACGCGGTGAACCAGAGCGTCGTCATCACCTTCATGTTCTTGTTCGTCGTCAACTTCGTCGCGAGCGCCATCTACTTCCAAGTCGTCCCCCAGAAGATCTGA
- a CDS encoding ABC transporter ATP-binding protein — protein sequence MGVEIKVEGLTKRFGSQVIWNDVTLTLPAGEISVMLGPSGTGKSVFLKTLVGLLKPDAGSIMIEGRDLTRLREHDLYEIRKLFGVLFQDGALFGSMNLYDNVAFPLREHTRKSESEVRTIVMEKMELVGLTGAETKLPGEISGGMRKRAGLARALVLDPEILLIDEPDSGLDPVRTSYINQLFIDLNAQIDATFLIVTHDINTARTVPDNIGLLYHKHLAMFGPREMLLSSEEPVVRQFLNAQTIGPIGMSEEKDADELASEEGQELPPLPPIPLQLRTSNGTTRHAERPAGQWCHDNGITPPPGSFESGNAGVPGVRSGSTSAPATTDTPAVGTADVPAAQGESPAVAQESV from the coding sequence GTGGGCGTTGAGATCAAGGTCGAGGGCCTGACCAAGCGTTTCGGGTCCCAGGTGATCTGGAACGACGTCACGCTGACCCTTCCGGCCGGCGAGATCTCGGTGATGCTGGGGCCGTCCGGTACGGGCAAGTCGGTGTTCCTCAAGACCCTGGTCGGCCTGCTCAAGCCGGATGCCGGGTCGATCATGATCGAGGGCCGCGACCTGACGCGGCTGCGAGAGCACGACCTGTACGAGATCCGGAAGCTCTTCGGCGTGCTGTTCCAGGACGGCGCGCTGTTCGGCTCGATGAACCTCTACGACAACGTCGCCTTCCCCCTGCGCGAGCACACCCGCAAGAGCGAGTCCGAGGTCCGCACCATCGTCATGGAGAAGATGGAGCTCGTCGGCCTCACGGGCGCGGAGACCAAGCTCCCCGGCGAGATCTCCGGCGGGATGCGCAAGCGCGCAGGGCTCGCCCGGGCCCTGGTCCTCGACCCAGAGATCCTGCTCATCGACGAGCCCGACTCGGGCCTGGATCCGGTGCGCACGTCGTACATCAACCAGCTCTTCATCGACCTGAACGCCCAGATCGACGCGACGTTCCTCATCGTCACCCACGACATCAACACCGCCCGCACGGTGCCCGACAACATCGGCCTGCTCTACCACAAGCACCTCGCGATGTTCGGTCCGCGCGAGATGCTGCTGAGCTCCGAGGAGCCGGTGGTGCGCCAGTTCCTCAACGCGCAGACCATCGGCCCGATCGGCATGTCCGAGGAGAAGGACGCCGACGAGCTGGCCTCCGAGGAGGGGCAGGAGCTGCCGCCCCTGCCGCCCATCCCGTTGCAGCTGCGCACGAGCAACGGGACGACCCGGCACGCCGAGCGACCGGCGGGCCAGTGGTGCCACGACAACGGCATCACGCCGCCCCCCGGGTCGTTCGAGTCCGGCAACGCCGGGGTCCCCGGCGTGCGGTCCGGCAGCACGTCCGCCCCCGCCACGACCGACACCCCGGCTGTGGGGACGGCCGATGTCCCCGCGGCGCAGGGCGAGTCCCCGGCCGTGGCGCAGGAGTCCGTCTGA
- the rplL gene encoding 50S ribosomal protein L7/L12, producing MAKLSTDELLEAFKEMTLIELSEFVKQFEDTFNVTAAAPVAVAAAGAPAGGDAAAAEEQDEFDVILEAAGDKKIQVIKEVRALTSLGLKEAKDLVDGAPKPVLEKVDKAAADKAKEALEGAGATVSVK from the coding sequence ATGGCGAAGCTCTCCACCGACGAGCTCCTTGAGGCCTTCAAGGAAATGACCCTCATCGAGCTCTCCGAGTTCGTGAAGCAGTTCGAGGACACCTTCAACGTCACCGCTGCTGCCCCCGTGGCCGTTGCTGCGGCCGGCGCCCCGGCCGGCGGCGACGCTGCTGCTGCCGAGGAGCAGGACGAGTTCGACGTCATCCTCGAGGCTGCTGGCGACAAGAAGATCCAGGTCATCAAGGAGGTCCGCGCGCTGACCTCCCTCGGCCTGAAGGAGGCCAAGGACCTCGTCGACGGCGCCCCCAAGCCCGTCCTCGAGAAGGTCGACAAGGCTGCCGCGGACAAGGCCAAGGAGGCCCTCGAGGGCGCCGGGGCCACCGTCTCCGTCAAGTGA
- the rplJ gene encoding 50S ribosomal protein L10: MAKADKAAAIAELSDKFRTSGAAVLTEYRGLSVKQITDLRNSLRGNATFAVVKNTLTELAAKDAGVTAFDGQLVGPSAIAFVDGDPVEAAKGLRDFAKANPLLVIKGGVLDGKALTPEEITKLADLESREVLLAKLAGALQASLSQAVYLFAAPLSQTARVVDALRAKVEAEGPVADAAAPAAESDAAETPAEAPAAEATDVAEGGDAS; the protein is encoded by the coding sequence ATGGCCAAGGCTGACAAGGCTGCCGCCATCGCCGAGCTGTCGGACAAGTTCCGCACCTCCGGCGCGGCCGTGCTGACCGAGTACCGCGGGCTTTCGGTGAAGCAGATCACCGACCTGCGCAACTCGCTGCGCGGAAACGCCACCTTCGCCGTCGTGAAGAACACGCTGACCGAACTTGCTGCCAAGGATGCCGGAGTCACGGCATTCGACGGACAGCTCGTCGGCCCGTCCGCCATCGCCTTCGTTGACGGTGACCCGGTCGAGGCTGCCAAGGGCCTGCGTGACTTCGCCAAGGCGAACCCCCTCCTCGTGATCAAGGGCGGCGTCCTCGACGGCAAGGCCCTCACCCCCGAGGAGATCACGAAGCTTGCGGACCTCGAGTCCCGCGAGGTTCTCCTGGCCAAGCTGGCCGGTGCCCTTCAGGCGTCGCTCAGCCAGGCTGTCTACCTCTTCGCTGCACCGCTGTCGCAGACCGCTCGGGTCGTCGACGCGCTGCGTGCCAAGGTCGAGGCAGAGGGTCCGGTGGCTGACGCCGCTGCTCCCGCTGCCGAGTCCGACGCCGCGGAGACCCCCGCCGAGGCCCCTGCGGCCGAGGCCACCGACGTCGCCGAGGGTGGCGACGCGAGCTGA